CATGGAAACCGTTGATGCGGTGGCGCATGAGCATGCAGATGCTTTACGTGCACTTCGGTCTGATGGCGTAGGTGTATTTCCAGCAGATACCCCATATACCGCTTTATGGAAAGGAGCTTGCGCTTGCAAACGGCATTTAGAGTTTCGCTGGTTAGATCAGGCCCCTAATACAAATTTGGAATCAGATTCCGTGATTGATGGTTATTTACTTGCGGATGGTCAGATTCAAGTTCGAACATCAATCGGTTCGATTCAGGTGAAACTCAATACACTTGGGGAGCATAACTACCGTAATGCCTTAGCCGCTACTGCTGTGGCTATTGCTGCACAAATTCCGTTGTCGCAAATTAAAGCCGGCTTAGGGCAATTCATGCCTGTATCGGGTCGGATGCAGCGGATCACGATATCCCAGAATATCGAACTCATCAACGATACCTATAACGCTAATCCAGATTCGGTCGAAGCCGCTGTTAAGGCATTAGCAGCTTTTCGTGGTGAGCGCCACCTCGTTTTAGGTGACATGGGAGAAGTGGGTTCGCAGGGCCCCGCTTTTCATCAGGAACTTGGGAAGTACACGGCGCAATGCGGTATTGAGCATTTCAAGACGATTGGTTCTCTAACGAAAGAAAGTCATACAGCATATTTACGTGAGAGACCTACTGGGGATGCACGTCATTTTGATGACATTGATTTATTGAATCGCGAGTTGCTTCAGAATCTTAGGCAATTTGACCAACGTAATGTTTGTATCTTAGTTAAAGGATCCCGATTTATGCGGATGGAGCGGGTAGTGCAAGCTCTCATTGAGGGAGTGAAACCATGCTCTTGATCTTGGCCCAATGGTTACAAGACGATTATGGATTTTTCCGGGTCTTCTCATATATTACCTTTCGTGCCGTGATGGCGACGATGACCGCACTTCTGATTGGTCTTGTCTTTGGTCCTTGGGTCATTCGGAAGTTGACCATGATGAAAGTGGATCAAGCGGTCCGTACCGATGGACCGCAATCGCATTTAGCGAAGGTTGGCACCCCTACTATGGGCGGCATATTAATCCTCATTGGTATTTTTATCTCTTGCATATTGTGGGCTGATTTAAGTAATCGCTTTATTTGGATCGTCATGCTAGTGACCTTTGGTTTTGGTGCGATTGGTTGGGTCGATGACTATCGCAAAGTGGTCTATAAGAATCCCAAAGGGATGCCTTCGAAAGAAAAATTCTTTTGGCAAACCTTGATTGGTTTATTTGCAGCAATTTATTTAGCGTTCTCGGTTTCAGAAGTCAATAACCTGAAGGTTCTACAGTTATTCATGAGTTGGGTCGAGAGCGGCTTTTCCTTAGATCTGCCAGCCAAGTCAAACTTA
This DNA window, taken from Polynucleobacter sp. HIN5, encodes the following:
- a CDS encoding UDP-N-acetylmuramoyl-tripeptide--D-alanyl-D-alanine ligase; the protein is MQAIPTMTNLAHIHALLPNSQLHNIGMVEARDQLISQVGTDSRHLSTGELFVALKGDRFDAHSFLSAVAEHGASAALISEKTSCPTSLPAVYVDDTRKGLGELAAAWRAQFALPLAVVTGSNGKTTVKEMIAAIFREAVSPSELLVTEGNLNNDIGLPLTLLKLRPSHRLAVIELGMNHPGETAELAMIARPTIALINNAQREHQEFMETVDAVAHEHADALRALRSDGVGVFPADTPYTALWKGACACKRHLEFRWLDQAPNTNLESDSVIDGYLLADGQIQVRTSIGSIQVKLNTLGEHNYRNALAATAVAIAAQIPLSQIKAGLGQFMPVSGRMQRITISQNIELINDTYNANPDSVEAAVKALAAFRGERHLVLGDMGEVGSQGPAFHQELGKYTAQCGIEHFKTIGSLTKESHTAYLRERPTGDARHFDDIDLLNRELLQNLRQFDQRNVCILVKGSRFMRMERVVQALIEGVKPCS